The DNA region TGGCAATAACTATTAATTTAATCTGAAAATGGAAAAATTATGCGTATATACTTTTTTGCAAATTACTTTCATACCATCATAAATCTACTGAAATTTATAAATATATTCCGATACAGGATATTTGTTAAATGTACTCATTGTCCTGTCGAAACAAACGAAGAGAGTATAATCGTGTGAAATAAGTCACAATAATTATATTTCTCTGGGTAATGTTAAAATGGTTTACCTGCAGGTCACGGCATTGCTAAATTTACTGAGCCTAAAAGAAAAGCCCCATCATGATTTACCTGCAGTTCACCCTAAACAAAAAACGCGAAAAGTCTCTGTTCTCCTTGCTTTATCCCCTGCGGCGGGCTGCAGCGGCGTGTCCTAGAAGGTGGACCGGCAACCGGCGGCCATGGTGGTGGTGGACGCCCTCCACCTCCACGGCGATTCGGCGGCTGCGGTCGCGGACGACCtcttcggcggcggcgccgacctCCACGGCTTCTTCGACCACATGGTATTGGGGCACCTATTTCTTCGAGGGTTTTTGCGGTTCTTGGTTGGAAAATGATGGGAGACAAGGTCGATGCTTGCAGGCACTGGAGGTGAAggctagcggcggcggcggagatgaAGGTGAGGAGGAGCTCGAGTGGCTGTCGAACAAGGACGCGTTCCCGACGGTGGAGACGATGGGTCCGtccgcgccgcggccgcggacGAAGGGCGTGCGGCGGCCACGGCGGGAGGTGGCGTGGAGCCCGCCGCAGGCTCCGGCTGTGGGGCGCGCTCCGCCGGCGGGGTGGCGGTGCCGACACTGCGGGACGAATCGGACGCCGCAGCGGCGCGAGGGCCCCGAGGGGCGCAGCACGCTGTGCAACGCGTGCGGCGTGCGGTACCGGAGCGGCCGGCTCGTACCGGAGTACCGGCCGGCGAGCAGTCCCACCTTCTCCCCGGAGCTGCACTCCAACCGGCACCGCCTCGTCGTCGAGATGCGCCGCCGCAGGGAGGAGGCGGCTCAAGcactcctcgccgccgctcgcAACGGCGAGGGGAAGGGGGATGAAAAGCTGGAGTGCCTGTCGCAAAAGGGCGAATTCCTGGCGGTGCAGTTgatggctgcggcggcggcggggccacgGACGGAGGGCAAGCGGCGGCCCCGGAAGGCGGTAGAGTGGCCGGCGATCGCGTGGagcccgccgcctcctcctcgggTTCCGGCGGTGGCGGGACGGCGGCCGAGCCAGGGAGGAGCTGGACTGGCTGTCGAACAAGGACGCGTCCccgtcggtggtgatgatgacgtGGGCGGTTGTGCGGCCGCGGACCAAGGACGCGCAGCAGTCCCGGCGGATGGTGGCTTGAATCCCGCCGCGCCGctggctgcggctgcggcggcagGGCGGCCATGCCAGCAATGCGGGACGGAGAAGACGCCGCAGTGGCTCGTGGGCTACAGAAGCAGCTGTATGGTTCCGGTGCTTCCCGTCCGCCCGGAGCTGCGCTTCGTTTGGCACAACCGCGTCAAGCTGCACCGCCGCCCGGAGCGGATGGCGAAGTTTTGCCCCGCCACGGCCGCTGACGGCGAGGAGGGGAAAGAAGAGATGGGGTGGCCGTCAAACAACGACGCGTTCCCGGCGATGAAGGCTGTgccaacggcggcggcgcggccgcagACGaagggcgtgcggcggcggcgggtggtggaATTGAGCCCGCCGCgcacgccaccaccgccgcGGCGACGGAGTCGACGTGGAGGACAAGAAGCTGCTGTCGAACAAGGACGCGTCGGTGACGGTGGCGCGGCCGCGGACAAAGGGCGTGCGGCGGCCCCAGCGGGCGGTGGCGAGGTGGCAGCCGCGCGTGCTGCCGCGCCCCGGGCTCCGGCGGCGACGAGGCGGCAGTGCCGGCACTGCGGGACGGAGAATACGCCGCAGTGGCGCGAGGGCCCCGAGGGGCGCCACACGCTGTGCAACGCGTGCGGCGTGCGGTACAAGAGCGGCCGCCTGGTGCCGGAGTACCGGCCGGCGAGCAGCCCCACCTTCTCCCCGGGTCTGCACTCCAACTGCCACCAGCAGGTCGTccagctgcgccgccgccgggaggggtcggccgccgccgctccgggcGACAAGTGAAGGGTTTTGCTTGACGATTAGTCTAATCTGGAGGTTTAAGCTTTTGGCTTCGAGGTTTAGTCGGTGACCAGAGTTTAGGATTACATAGGGAGAATGCTGCGACCGCATTGGTTTTTACAATTTAAAATGGATTAGAGATGGAAGAACAGTGTCAGTGAAGAAGGAACATACGTAATCATTTTTCACAACATGTTATAGTTGGTGCTTCATAAGATTGGCGTGTTCCTTCTAATAAATTTAAGACAGAGTTACTTAAACTGTAACTCTGGCAGACTGGCACTGGCACCACTTGGTATGGGCCTGTTATCTTCCAGCCGGGGAAGCAACCAAATCCTCGGCTCAGCATTAGTTCAACTAGCAAATTTGCGACATCAACGGGTCACCAACAGTTTGGGGTTCCTACCTTAATTACGTTCCGCTCACTGACGTCTTCGTAATGCAGCTATGCTCTGGGTCAGAGTTCATCCCTGACCCTCGCGTACAGCTCCCAGGTCTAACCTAATTCCTAAAGAACGTTTCCTGCCACCATCAACCGCTGGGCATAGTTGCAGTTGGCGTGCCAGAGTTATGTTAGAAAACAAACAGTTAAATGTACTATGAATGGGGCAGAAATATGAAAAAAATTGGGTGAGTGCCAGTCGTGAACGGGAAGTAAAGTCCCTAGAAAATCCAATCTGAAAATCTGCCATTCCTTtgcttcaaaaaaaaagaaaaaaatctgCCCATTCCCAAATCAGCTCTGCCATGGAAGCATATGGACATTGGCTCTTGCCACAAATAGAATAGGAAATTCCAGAGCACACACTCACGGGTTGCATCAGATTCAGAGCCCATTAAGTCGAAGCTTCTTACATGATCCGACGGAATGCGGCCCAGCAGAGAGGGTCCATGAAGGGAAGCTTACACCATGGGTCGAGTTACCGGGTTCATCAAAATGGGGCCCACTAGCCCAGGACTCGACATCAAGGCGTAGACCATAGACGCACATGATCTTCCGCAGGACACAGAAATCAGAATTCGATCCTAGCTTGACGATGGCATATGCCCAGACTACTGGTGATGTAACTGGATAGGACTACTTAGGCATGTTTGGGAACACTCCACTCCACAAAAACAAGCTCCACTCCACCAGCTCCACCTTTTAGCAGCTTCACTCCATCTTTTCTAGCAAAACTTGGAGCTGACGTACGTGTTTGGGAGATTGTGGTGCTCCAGCTCCAAAAATATGAGAACTTGGTAGGAATAGTCTATTTTGCCCATGGTGGTTGGATGAAGGGTTGGTTTGTTTTTTCCGCTGCTACAATAATGTTCCAATATCATTGTTCAACCAAATAATATTAAAGATCGCAATAACTATGGTACAAAAtaaatatttttattacaaaCTAGAGCACCGGCAGAGCCTTCCATTTTCGCAGGGGCGGGCAGGGGGCCACGCGGTTGGGGGGAGCAGTGGGCCGCGCGgaggggggggagcaggggcggccgTGCACGGGGCAAGCAGTGGGCGGCGCGGTGGGGGGAGCAGTGGGGGCGGCCGTGAGGGCGTCGCGAGGGGGAAGGAGCAGggccgtgcgcgcgcgcgggggggataaggagcagggggcgggcggtggtggaggagcagggggcgcgcgagggggaggagcaggggggcggggcgcgcgcgggggaggagcagggggcggggcgcgcgagggggaggagcagggggtgggcgcgcgcgagggggaggagcaggggggtgggcgcgcgcgggggaggagcagggggcggggcgcgcgagggggaggagcagggggtgggcgcgcgcgggggaggaggagcaaggggcggggcggcggtggaggagcaggggggcggagggcggcggcgtcgcGAGGGGGGAAAGAGCAGGGGGGCgtgcgcgggggaggaggagcaaggggcggcgtcgcggggggcgggggaggaggagcaggggcggcggcggcggtgggggaggaggagcagggggcggggcggcggtggaggagcagagcaggggcgcgcgcgggggaggaggagcgggggggggggaggaggagcagggggcggcggaggagcaggcgcgggggtggggggggagcggcggtgcggggaggagcaggggcggcggcggcggtggggggaggaggaggagcagggggcggggcggcggtggaggagcaggggggcgcgcacgg from Panicum hallii strain FIL2 chromosome 9, PHallii_v3.1, whole genome shotgun sequence includes:
- the LOC112876348 gene encoding uncharacterized protein LOC112876348; translated protein: MVVVDALHLHGDSAAAVADDLFGGGADLHGFFDHMALEVKASGGGGDEGEEELEWLSNKDAFPTVETMGPSAPRPRTKGVRRPRREVAWSPPQAPAVGRAPPAGWRCRHCGTNRTPQRREGPEGRSTLCNACGVRYRSGRLVPEYRPASSPTFSPELHSNRHRLVVEMRRRREEAAQALLAAARNGEGKGDEKLECLSQKGEFLAVQLMAAAAAGPRTEGKRRPRKAVEWPAIAWSPPPPPRVPAVAGRRPSQGGAGLAVEQGRVPVGGDDDVGGCAAADQGRAAVPADGGLNPAAPLAAAAAAGRPCQQCGTEKTPQWLVGYRSSCMVPVLPVRPELRFVWHNRVKLHRRPERMAKFCPATAADGEEGKEEMGWPSNNDAFPAMKAVPTAAARPQTKGVRRRRVVELSPPRTPPPPRRRSRRGGQEAAVEQGRVGDGGAAADKGRAAAPAGGGEVAAARAAAPRAPAATRRQCRHCGTENTPQWREGPEGRHTLCNACGVRYKSGRLVPEYRPASSPTFSPGLHSNCHQQVVQLRRRREGSAAAAPGDK